From Defluviimonas aquaemixtae, one genomic window encodes:
- a CDS encoding sterol desaturase family protein: protein MSDILLIYEVPIRLAAFLAALAAMALWELSAPRRRVEIPRVLRWSNNLALVVIDAALVRLAFPVLTVGVAVIAEDRGWGLLNAVVVPGWIAVIVAFLALDFAIYLQHVLFHAVPALWRLHRMHHADLEFDLTTGVRFHPVEVLLSMGLKLGIVAALGAPAVAVLMFEVLLNATSIFNHSNIDLPRRIDAILRLFVVTPDMHRVHHSVHPSETNTNFGFNLPWWDRLLGTYRAQPRDGHLGMTIGIEQFRTLRDLWLDRMLLQPLRGAAGNRFFNSGARGDPEDADEI, encoded by the coding sequence GTGTCCGACATTCTCCTCATCTACGAAGTGCCGATCCGGCTCGCGGCCTTCCTCGCCGCGCTCGCCGCCATGGCGCTCTGGGAACTCTCCGCCCCTCGCCGCCGCGTCGAGATCCCGCGCGTCCTCCGGTGGTCCAACAACCTCGCCCTCGTCGTGATCGACGCCGCGCTCGTCCGGCTCGCCTTCCCGGTCCTCACGGTCGGCGTCGCCGTCATTGCGGAGGATCGCGGCTGGGGCCTGTTGAACGCCGTCGTCGTTCCCGGCTGGATTGCCGTCATTGTCGCCTTCCTTGCCCTCGACTTCGCGATCTACCTCCAACACGTCCTTTTTCATGCCGTTCCAGCGCTTTGGCGGCTCCACCGGATGCACCATGCCGATCTGGAATTCGACCTGACGACCGGCGTCCGCTTCCACCCCGTCGAAGTGCTCCTGTCGATGGGCCTGAAGCTGGGGATCGTGGCCGCCCTCGGCGCCCCCGCCGTCGCCGTCCTGATGTTCGAGGTCCTCTTGAACGCCACATCTATCTTCAACCATTCGAACATCGACCTGCCGCGCCGCATCGACGCCATCCTGCGCCTCTTCGTCGTGACCCCGGACATGCACCGCGTCCATCACTCGGTGCACCCGTCCGAAACCAACACGAACTTCGGCTTCAACCTACCGTGGTGGGACCGCCTGCTCGGCACCTACCGCGCCCAGCCCCGCGACGGGCACCTCGGCATGACGATCGGAATCGAACAATTCCGGACGCTCCGCGACCTCTGGCTCGACCGGATGCTCCTGCAACCGTTGCGCGGCGCGGCCGGGAACCGTTTCTTCAACAGCGGGGCGCGCGGCGACCCCGAAGACGCGGACGAAATCTGA
- a CDS encoding zinc transporter ZntB — translation MAELTAFSMDGAGGVAPVEVTDRKLADLTSPEGGFVWVHVNFGSAAGLAWLDAAGLDPIARAALTAEETRPRCTLHGDMALINLRGVNLNPGAEPEDMVSLRLCLLPGRMISTQRRELAGVGDVIAGLRSGHGPATPGDLIARIALRLADRAEPVVAALNERLDDLEDQVSSEVGPELRRELADVRRVSSVLRRFMFPQRDALSTLEIEELDWLSQRDRSRLREATERVTRLAEELDAIRDRAQVVRDQVVDIRAEAMNRQMLVLSVVAAIFLPLGLLTGLLGINVGGIPGSSVPWAFWAVCGLLGVVCLFQIWLFRRLGLLG, via the coding sequence ATGGCGGAACTCACGGCCTTTTCGATGGACGGGGCAGGGGGCGTGGCACCGGTCGAGGTGACGGACCGCAAGCTGGCGGACTTGACGTCGCCCGAAGGCGGCTTTGTCTGGGTCCATGTGAATTTTGGCAGCGCGGCGGGGCTCGCCTGGCTCGACGCGGCGGGGCTTGATCCGATCGCGCGGGCGGCGCTGACCGCCGAAGAGACGCGGCCGCGCTGCACGCTCCATGGTGACATGGCGCTCATCAACTTGCGCGGCGTGAACCTCAACCCCGGCGCGGAGCCGGAGGACATGGTCTCGCTCAGGCTGTGCCTGTTGCCGGGGCGCATGATCTCCACCCAGCGCCGCGAACTCGCGGGCGTCGGCGACGTGATCGCGGGACTTCGGAGCGGCCACGGTCCGGCGACGCCTGGCGACCTGATCGCGCGGATCGCATTGAGGCTCGCCGACCGGGCCGAGCCTGTCGTAGCTGCGCTGAACGAGCGGCTCGACGATCTGGAGGATCAGGTGTCGTCGGAGGTGGGGCCGGAGCTGAGGCGCGAGCTCGCCGATGTCAGGCGGGTGTCGTCTGTCCTCAGGCGGTTCATGTTCCCCCAAAGGGATGCCCTGAGCACGCTCGAGATCGAGGAGCTCGACTGGCTCAGCCAGCGCGACAGGAGCCGTTTGCGCGAGGCGACAGAGCGGGTGACGCGGCTTGCGGAGGAGCTGGACGCGATCCGCGACCGCGCGCAGGTGGTGCGCGACCAGGTCGTGGACATCCGGGCCGAGGCGATGAACCGGCAGATGCTGGTCCTATCGGTCGTGGCGGCGATTTTCCTGCCGCTGGGGCTGTTGACGGGGCTTCTAGGCATCAACGTGGGAGGTATTCCCGGATCAAGTGTGCCTTGGGCGTTCTGGGCCGTTTGCGGGCTTCTGGGTGTGGTCTGCCTGTTCCAGATCTGGCTGTTCCGGCGGCTCGGGCTGCTCGGCTGA
- a CDS encoding SHOCT domain-containing protein → MWGSGYGMGYGLFGGLMMVLFWVILLALVVIAVRWWMDQGAGKRSSALDILQERLAKGEIDPKEYAERKKALES, encoded by the coding sequence ATGTGGGGTAGCGGCTACGGCATGGGCTACGGGTTGTTCGGCGGACTGATGATGGTGCTCTTTTGGGTGATCCTCCTCGCGCTCGTCGTGATCGCCGTGCGCTGGTGGATGGATCAGGGCGCGGGCAAGCGGTCGTCGGCACTTGATATTCTGCAGGAACGCCTCGCGAAGGGCGAGATCGATCCCAAGGAATACGCCGAACGCAAGAAGGCACTGGAAAGCTAG
- a CDS encoding class I SAM-dependent methyltransferase produces the protein MTTMTTPTVDLAAVKEKQRAAWGAGDYAVIGTTLQIVGEELCEAIDLRAGTKVLDVAAGNGNATLAAARRFCEVTSTDYVQALLDRSRRRAEAERLDVTYQIADAEALPFADGSFDTVLSTFGVMFTPDQAMAASELARVCRTGGTIGMANWTADGFIGQVFKTLGKHIAPAPGVQSPARWGDEGVLRELFSDKVSDIQIVEKEFVFRYRSAAHFLDVFRTYYGPLNRAFLALGEKGDALRSDLEALIARFNVAGRDGFVVPSTYAEVRIRK, from the coding sequence ATGACTACGATGACCACACCCACCGTCGATCTCGCCGCCGTCAAGGAAAAGCAGCGCGCCGCCTGGGGCGCGGGCGACTATGCCGTGATCGGCACGACGCTCCAGATCGTCGGCGAGGAGCTGTGCGAGGCGATCGACCTGCGGGCCGGCACCAAGGTGCTCGATGTGGCCGCTGGCAACGGCAACGCGACGCTCGCCGCCGCGCGCCGGTTCTGCGAGGTGACCTCGACGGACTATGTTCAGGCGCTGCTCGACCGGTCGCGGAGGCGGGCCGAGGCCGAGAGGCTGGATGTGACCTACCAGATCGCCGATGCCGAGGCGCTGCCGTTCGCCGACGGGAGCTTCGACACGGTGCTGTCGACCTTCGGCGTGATGTTCACGCCCGATCAGGCGATGGCGGCGTCGGAGCTGGCGCGGGTCTGCCGGACGGGCGGCACGATCGGCATGGCGAACTGGACCGCCGATGGCTTTATCGGGCAGGTCTTCAAGACGCTCGGCAAGCACATTGCGCCCGCCCCGGGCGTGCAGTCGCCGGCCCGCTGGGGCGACGAGGGCGTGCTGCGCGAGCTGTTCAGCGACAAGGTGTCGGATATCCAGATCGTCGAAAAGGAGTTCGTGTTCCGCTATCGCTCCGCGGCGCATTTCCTCGACGTGTTCCGCACTTATTACGGCCCCCTGAACCGTGCCTTCCTGGCTCTGGGCGAGAAGGGGGATGCGCTTCGGTCCGATCTCGAGGCGCTGATCGCGCGCTTCAACGTCGCCGGCCGGGACGGATTCGTCGTGCCTTCGACCTATGCCGAGGTGCGCATCCGTAAGTGA
- a CDS encoding winged helix-turn-helix domain-containing tetratricopeptide repeat protein, which yields MLHRFEDFELDLARAELRRAGAQVTLEPRAFDLLALLVDCHDRMVSKDEIVEKVWHGRFITDAAISTGIKAVRHALGDDGASQRFVRTLRGRGFRFVAPVRTALAAEAAPDGPSPAPPSADAGVGRPVLAVLPFEELGTAHLTATLADALPAELISSLSRMRWIGVIARGSSFRFRGPSIDFDALRQSLGAGYCLSGTVEIAGDTLSLWLELTDTATHRVIWSDRATTQVDGLHETRTRIVGEVMAALEVHIPLNEAEKARLRTSDRLDAWALYHIGLRHMYRFNRADNALAADHFRRATEMDPDFARAFAARSFASFQSAFLVYSPDRDRDASEARRFAERAVELDPLDPFANYTLGRAHWLDGRPEAGMGWLDRAVELSPSFASGHYSRGWVNVIAGDTMHAHDNAGTALKLSPLDPLAYAMNTVRGLACLAEGDFAPAAQWAERGALSPGAHVYIAAIASATQRLAGNDARADFWAARVAARDDAPSLAQFFAVFPFRDDRMVALLRRALPKAGFRD from the coding sequence GTGCTGCACCGCTTCGAGGATTTCGAACTCGATCTCGCGCGCGCCGAACTGCGGCGCGCGGGCGCGCAGGTCACGCTCGAACCGCGCGCCTTCGACCTCCTGGCACTTCTCGTCGATTGCCACGACCGCATGGTCTCCAAGGACGAAATCGTCGAGAAGGTCTGGCACGGGCGATTCATCACCGACGCCGCCATCTCGACCGGAATCAAGGCCGTGCGCCATGCGCTCGGCGACGACGGCGCATCGCAGCGGTTCGTCCGCACGCTGCGCGGACGCGGCTTCCGCTTCGTCGCGCCCGTGCGGACCGCCCTCGCCGCCGAGGCGGCCCCGGACGGCCCGTCCCCCGCGCCGCCCTCCGCGGACGCCGGTGTCGGCCGCCCGGTCCTGGCCGTTCTGCCGTTCGAGGAACTCGGCACCGCGCACCTCACGGCGACGCTCGCCGACGCGCTCCCGGCCGAGCTCATCTCGTCGCTGTCGCGGATGCGCTGGATCGGCGTGATCGCGCGCGGCTCCTCGTTCCGCTTCCGCGGCCCGTCGATCGATTTCGACGCGCTGCGCCAGAGCCTCGGCGCCGGCTACTGCCTCTCGGGAACCGTCGAGATCGCCGGCGACACGCTCTCGCTCTGGCTCGAACTGACCGACACCGCCACCCACCGCGTGATCTGGTCGGACCGGGCGACGACCCAGGTTGACGGCCTGCACGAAACCCGGACGCGCATCGTGGGCGAGGTGATGGCGGCGCTCGAGGTCCACATCCCCCTCAACGAGGCCGAAAAGGCGCGGCTCCGGACATCCGACCGCCTCGACGCCTGGGCGCTCTACCATATCGGGTTGCGGCACATGTACCGCTTCAACCGGGCCGACAACGCGCTCGCCGCCGATCACTTCCGCCGCGCGACCGAAATGGATCCCGACTTCGCCCGCGCCTTTGCCGCGCGCTCCTTCGCGAGCTTCCAGAGCGCGTTTCTCGTCTACTCCCCCGACCGCGACCGCGACGCCTCCGAGGCGCGGCGCTTCGCCGAACGCGCGGTGGAGCTCGACCCGCTGGACCCCTTCGCCAATTACACGCTCGGGCGCGCGCACTGGCTCGACGGCAGACCCGAGGCCGGCATGGGCTGGCTCGACCGCGCCGTCGAGCTCAGCCCCAGCTTCGCCTCCGGCCACTATTCCCGCGGCTGGGTCAACGTGATCGCGGGCGATACCATGCATGCCCACGACAATGCCGGCACCGCGCTCAAGCTCAGCCCGCTCGACCCCCTGGCCTACGCGATGAACACGGTCCGCGGCCTTGCCTGCCTGGCGGAGGGCGACTTCGCGCCCGCCGCGCAATGGGCTGAACGCGGCGCGCTGTCGCCGGGTGCGCATGTCTACATCGCGGCCATCGCCTCGGCCACCCAGCGCCTCG